A genomic segment from Osmerus mordax isolate fOsmMor3 chromosome 5, fOsmMor3.pri, whole genome shotgun sequence encodes:
- the LOC136943376 gene encoding uncharacterized protein — MAHNSFLANQHYRMRLPKVLLARALMLESLIDTSETCPPPSKDEQPSEPTEKDFSSFITTFPVSTEGQPPGKRKRVTAGFPESSQYLQRREHLLSKYIHQKPSVRKLDRQIKKQGWTANHPTPEEIRQMWKPASKLSIEGDAHTFKKTIQQNWKGLVIQDFGGEKGLRVVTTKPFAEGAIVCDYHGIITTAAEGRQMMSHNSEEDMRGLFFFRAGQMELCIDGHSPCECHGADTFGRRIKHSSKKSNLKPLHCVFNTGEGEKQAILFKAVKDIDTNTELSFDHGAKRKFFRGEGLDLKWLDE; from the exons ATGGCCCATAACAGTTTTCTGGCCAACCAGCATTATCGAATGCGATTGCCAAAGGTTTTATTGGCCAGAGCTCTAATGCTGGAATCCTTGATTGA CACTTCAGAGACCTGCCCTCCACCAAGTAAGGACGAACAGCCTTCCGAGCCTACCGAAAAAGACTTTTCTAGCTTCATCACCACATTCCCAGTTTCCACAGAAGGCCAGCCACCAGGAAAAAGGAAGAGGGTCACTGCAGGGTTCCCAGAATCCTCCCAGTATCTCCAGAGACGGGAACATCTGCTGT CAAAATACATCCATCAGAAACCATCAGTCAGGAAATTGGATAGGCAGATTAAGAAGCAGGGGTGGACAGCCAACCATCCAACTCCAGAAGAGATCCGGCAGATGTGGAAACCAGCCTCCAAACTGTCCATTGAGGGTGATGCTCACACCTTCAAGAAAACAATTCAGCAGAATTGGAAAGGCCTGGTCATCCAAGACTTTGGTGGAGAGAAAGGGTTAA GAGTGGTTACAACTAAGCCTTTTGCCGAAGGTGCAATTGTCTGTGATTACCATGGAATCATCACCACAGCTGCTGAAGGGAGACAAATGATGAGCCACAACTCAGAAGAAGACATGCGTGGCCTGTTTTTCTTCAGAGCTGGGCAGATGGAACTCTGCATTGATGGCCACAGTCCATGTGAGTGTCACGGAGCCGACACTTTTGGAAGAAGGATCAAGCATTCTTCCAAAAAGAGCAACCTGAAGCCACTTCACTGCGTCTTCAACACAGGAGAAGGTGAAAAGCAAGCCATCCTCTTCAAGGCTGTGAAGGACATTGACACAAACACTGAACTTTCTTTTGACCACGGTGCCAAGAGGAAGTTCTTCCGAGGAGAGGGCCTGGACCTGAAATGGCTGGATGAGTAG